From the Lampris incognitus isolate fLamInc1 chromosome 10, fLamInc1.hap2, whole genome shotgun sequence genome, one window contains:
- the gga3b gene encoding ADP-ribosylation factor-binding protein GGA3, protein MAYQEGESLESWLNKATHPTNRQEDWEYIIGFCDQINKELEGPQIAVKLLIHKIHSPQEWEALQALTVLEACMKNCGRRFHNEIGKYRFLNELIKVVSPKYLGDNVPEKVKAKIIEMLYSWTVAFPNETKISEAYQTLRRQGLVTRDPELPLDKTLVPSPPTRPKNPVFENEDMGKLLAELLRSKNPEDLQEANRLIKNMVKEDDARVQKMTKRMHTLEEVNTNVKLLAEMLTHYDKDSSTDSDKDIIKELYERCDKLRRAAFKMATETEDNDSSLGDILQASDDLSKVINSYKKIVEGQTIGGDGEECRTTAGSSETTETLIDIAGIDIPSPPQPGPPTQPSDAISASPMTFPIPVLPPPPKRPGGSHGSQTSSPSHPAIHKGSASLSLLDDELLSLGLSDPVPSLSSQSKPMLSEQPSQWNALQAPEPSQDLFGSIALSGPMLPPAGPPPVTHSLKDLQDLAMLGFGEQKILPSQTMGSGFRMPVAVLPSMPGQCAPISTALLQAAMPGSPAVSHAKAQSLGSAPGSPLFRSLSPSHPPLQGSPSRGPEVSLGNVHVPLEAIRPSKVLPVTAYDKDGVRVLLNFASDCPPGRPDVLVMVVSMLNTAPLPVHNVTLQAAVPKSMKVKLQPPSGTELAPFNPILPPASITQIMLLANPTKEKVRLRYKLGFTLGELVCNEVGEVDQFPLPETWGHL, encoded by the exons ATGGCGTACCAGGAAGGGGAGTCGCTCGAGTCTTGGCTCA ACAAAGCCACCCATCCAACAAACAGACAGGAGGACTGGGAGTATATCATTGGCTTCTGTGACCAGATCAACAAGGAACTGGAAGG TCCCCAGATAGCAGTAAAGTTGCTCATCCATAAAATCCATTCACCACAAGAATGGGAGGCACTTCAGGCGTTAACG GTGCTGGAGGCATGTATGAAGAACTGTGGGAGAAGGTTTCATAATGAAATTGGAAAGTACCGATTTTTGAATGAACTGATCAAAGTTGTGTCTCCAAAG TACTTGGGTGATAACGTACCAGAGAAGGTGAAGGCAAAGATCATAGAGATGCTTTACAGCTGGACGGTCGCTTTCCCCAATGAAACCAAGATCAGTGAAGCTTACCAGACTTTGAGAAGACAGG GCCTTGTGACCCGTGATCCAGAGTTGCCGCTTGACAAGACTCTAGTGCCCTCACCTCCTACACGCCCCAAGAACCCTGTGTTTGAAAACGAGGACATGGGCAAG CTGCTTGCTGAGCTTCTTCGGAGTAAAAACCCAGAGGACCTCCAGGAAGCCAACAGGTTGATCAAAAACATGGTGAAAGAA GATGATGCACGGGTGCAAAAGATGACAAAACGTATGCACACTCTGGAGGAGGTGAACACCAATGTCAAGCTGCTGGCCGAGATGCTGACACATTATGACAAGGACAGCTCCACTGATTCAGACAAGGACATCATCAAG GAACTCTATGAGCGTTGTGACAAGTTGAGACGAGCTGCTTTCAAAATGGCCACCGAGACGGAGGATAATGATTCAAGTTTGG GTGACATCTTGCAGGCCAGTGATGACCTTTCTAAGGTCATCAACTCCTATAAGAAGATCGTTGAAGGGCAGACCATCGGTGGTGATGGTGAAGAGTGTAGAACTACAGCTG GGAGCAGTGAAACAACAGAGACACTGATTGACATAGCTGGCATTGACATTCCCAGCCCTCCTCAACCTGGCCCACCTACTCAGCCCTCGGATGCCATCTCAGCCAGTCCCATGACTTTCCCTATCCCGGTCTTGCCTCCTCCTCCCAAACGACCAGGCGGTTCCCATGGCAGTCAAACCAGCAGCCCCAGCCACCCAGCCATTCACAAGGGctccgcttctctctctctgctcgatGATGAACTACTGTCCTTGG GATTGAGTGATCCTGTCCCCTCTCTGAGCAGCCAGTCAAAACCCATGCTCAGTGAGCAACCCAGTCAGTGGAACGCTTTGCAG GCCCCAGAACCGAGTCAGGACCTGTTTGGTAGCATAGCTCTTTCAGGTCCAATGTTGCCCCCAGCAGGACCTCCCCCCGTCACACATTCCCTCAAGGATTTACAAGATCTGGCTATGCTGGGCTTTGGAGAGCAGAAAAT TTTGCCCAGTCAGACGATGGGCAGTGGCTTCAGGATGCCAGTGGCAGTACTCCCCTCCATGCCCGGGCAGTGTGCACCCATCTCAACCGCTCTCCTTCAGGCCGCCATGCCCGGCTCCCCCGCTGTGTCCCACGCCAAGGCCCAGAGTCTGGGCTCTGCCCCAGGCAGCCCGCTGTTCCGCTCCCTGTCCCCCTCCCACCCTCCTCTCCAGGGTAGCCCCTCTAGAGGACCAGAGGTGTCCCTAGGCAATGTGCATGTTCCTCTGGAGGCCATCAGACCAA GTAAAGTACTACCTGTGACGGCTTATGATAAGGATGGGGTCCGTGTGCTGCTCAACTTTGCATCAGATTGTCCCCCTGGCAGGCCTGATGTACTGGTAATGGTGGTGTCCATGCTCAATACGGCTCCCCTACCTGTCCACAATGTGACACTCCAGGCTGCTGTACCCAAG TCAATGAAGGTGAAGCTGCAGCCTCCATCAGGAACAGAGCTTGCCCCCTTCAATCCCATTCTTCCCCCCGCTTCCATCACCCAGATCATGCTGCTGGCCAACCCAACCAAG GAGAAGGTGCGTCTACGCTACAAGCTGGGTTTCACGCTAGGCGAGCTTGTGTGCAATGAGGTGGGCGAGGTGGACCAGTTCCCCCTACCAGAGACATGGGGTCACTTATAG